In one window of Paraflavitalea soli DNA:
- a CDS encoding LamG-like jellyroll fold domain-containing protein, whose amino-acid sequence MMRLSVTLLLSLLYSTFSFGQVNLTQGLMAYYPFNGNANDVSGNGNHGLIRNGTTLTADRFGAPNSAYYFDGIDDFILVPNSSTLNQSQTMTVVAYFYPEQNGTQTIVGKIDYNQPSGTQFQFAMDYAPQPGILYGVNPSNNGCVGAGANGAYVSTGGSVTLNQWYCAVATFDKGVMRFYVNGTLIQTTNSGFTTLNACANATIQIGSWWSGDPQRFKGKIDDVRIYNRALNQQEVVALCPLQPASVVASFSTPDTVCVSNPVNITNTTVGATSNFWNFCVADLNQAPTGVNLGNVGGNLSAPVFMDYVFDNNNYYGFSINWNPGSLIRYDFGNSLLNTPTTVNLGNFGGIIPPANSAEGIQVVKNEGRWYAIIVGGYVGGNPPRVLKIDFGAMITNPSPAATDWGNLGNMDQPIDLHVFQENNNWYGLTVNANNNSITRFNFTNSFNNTPTGTNLGNIGNLAYPTGIFAINDNGIWRAFITNAGDITRSGGVFSLTRLDFGSSLLNTPTGVNLGNPGNVLQHPRDLTIMKSCGQIIGFAVNGHVNDRSLVKLDFNNNLSSIPTANSLGNIGNLGFPHSISKLFRVNEDLYSFITNVDNNTVTRLRFTGCNNASIPSSMAQTPPPITYNTPGTYNINLTVDDGLPTQSAFCRQVVVLPPPVASPTQRINLCTGTNNIRIGTGTGQSTYLWNTGATTDSITVNAPGTYWVEINRFGCSVTDTVIVKAINCMATAAFTAPDTVCVKNPVVITNTSAGASSYFWNFCVADISQPPIGTDMGNVSNTLSQPVFMDYVFVNNNYYGFVVNHLPGGLVRLDFGNSLLNAPTAVNLGGFGGLMPATGGAEGIRVVQNNGKWYAIIVGGSSANSTLPRIFKVDFGSNITNPAPVATDWGNLGNMEQPIDLDLFQENNNWYGFTVNAINNTITRFNFTNSFDNTPTAVNLGNIGGLNYPTGVYTINDNGSYRVFVSNAGNGASLTRLDFGSSLLNTPTGVNLGNPGNAMVTPRDLTVMRSCGQIVAFVANGQPGYGNISSFNFNNDLLSTPTAASLGNIGNLNFAHSISRLFRVNEDIYGFVTNVSNNTITRLRFPGCTNASIPNSTAQDPPPIIYNTPGIYNINLTVDDGLPTQATFCKQVVVLPAPVQSPTQTLSICTGGNIKIGSSAKKVKYLWNTGATTDSIAITQPGTYWVEINSFDCKITDTFKVVLKQVSDFTFRQDVCNPSVVQFTNAGTGTLNPWWDMGDGVIITGNVNPNHTYPALGDYKVRFSVSDGACTDTVTKVISINVIKEDIILTTDTVICYGTTKQLRAKPALSYCWFPTTYLDNPAAQNPVTNTPQDITYYLNSSITGNNLITNGDFSAGNTGFASAYTYSPGNSTVVGVYGISNNPSSWNSWAAACTDHTGSNGNMMVFDGANVPGQKVWYSTIAITPNTNYAFSCWIQSIFATNPANLQFFINGKLLGNVFAASSTTCQWQQFYETWNSGNSTTAEIAIINQNINSSGNDFALDDISFAPVFIKQDSVVIKVEKPVVKTVGDTTICKEKTLTLLTTGASTYSWSPATGLSNPAIASPVSTPAASTQYIVTGITIHGCVAKDTVVVSSFPKPAITKTPDTLVCRNTSFPLLVAGGASYIWSPAGQLSNANSDHPVSIVGTENITYKVEITDSHSCSHLDSVQITVRPYPLFTATGNKAICYGNSQELKATGGDVYQWLPASFLNDPHSPTPVATPDATTLFSVYIQESTCHFDTTINMRITVNPNPVLTVNKANDVNCNVPTAQLNATGALQYAWSPASGLDDPRKANPVAAIDTTTNYEVKGTNQFGCTTSAFVQVMVTKDGIPRFVAPNAFTPNGDGNNDCFGIKRWGNAKVEEFIIYNRWGQRVFQSTNNIQCWDGTLKGKPLDAGGYVYVIKATTLCGQVSQKGMVMLIR is encoded by the coding sequence ATGATGCGTCTTTCGGTCACCTTACTGCTTTCCCTGCTTTATAGTACTTTTTCTTTCGGCCAGGTAAACCTTACGCAAGGCCTGATGGCTTACTATCCATTCAATGGCAATGCCAATGATGTTTCCGGCAACGGAAACCATGGACTTATCAGAAATGGCACAACGCTTACTGCCGACCGGTTTGGCGCTCCTAATAGTGCCTATTATTTTGATGGAATTGATGATTTTATCCTGGTACCCAACTCCTCTACACTCAATCAGTCGCAGACCATGACCGTAGTGGCCTATTTTTACCCCGAACAAAACGGCACCCAAACCATTGTCGGTAAAATTGACTATAACCAACCATCCGGCACCCAGTTTCAGTTTGCTATGGACTATGCCCCGCAGCCAGGTATCTTGTATGGGGTAAATCCCTCAAATAATGGTTGTGTAGGCGCCGGCGCCAACGGAGCCTACGTAAGTACCGGAGGCAGTGTGACGCTTAATCAATGGTATTGTGCAGTAGCCACCTTCGACAAGGGAGTGATGCGGTTTTACGTAAATGGTACGCTCATTCAAACCACCAATAGTGGCTTCACCACCCTCAACGCCTGCGCCAATGCTACCATACAGATCGGCTCCTGGTGGAGCGGAGACCCGCAACGGTTCAAAGGCAAAATAGACGATGTTCGTATCTATAACCGGGCATTAAACCAACAAGAAGTAGTGGCCTTATGCCCGCTGCAACCTGCAAGCGTAGTGGCCAGTTTCAGTACCCCCGATACCGTGTGCGTTAGTAACCCCGTTAATATTACCAATACAACTGTTGGGGCCACCAGCAATTTCTGGAACTTTTGTGTGGCTGATTTAAACCAGGCACCAACAGGCGTCAACCTGGGCAATGTAGGAGGCAATCTATCCGCTCCGGTCTTTATGGACTATGTTTTTGACAACAACAATTATTATGGTTTTTCTATAAACTGGAACCCTGGCAGCCTCATCCGGTATGATTTCGGTAACAGCCTGCTCAACACCCCTACTACGGTGAACCTGGGTAATTTTGGCGGTATTATTCCACCGGCAAACAGTGCAGAAGGGATCCAGGTGGTAAAAAATGAAGGACGCTGGTATGCTATTATTGTAGGTGGTTACGTCGGCGGAAATCCTCCCAGAGTATTGAAAATAGATTTTGGAGCAATGATTACCAATCCATCGCCCGCCGCAACAGATTGGGGAAATCTCGGCAATATGGATCAACCAATTGACTTGCATGTATTCCAGGAAAACAACAATTGGTATGGGTTGACCGTCAATGCCAACAACAATTCCATTACGCGTTTTAATTTTACCAATAGTTTTAATAACACCCCTACGGGGACCAACCTGGGTAATATTGGCAATCTAGCTTATCCTACCGGCATTTTTGCGATCAATGACAATGGTATTTGGAGAGCATTTATTACCAATGCAGGTGATATTACAAGGTCAGGTGGTGTGTTTTCATTAACAAGGCTTGACTTTGGTTCATCCCTGCTTAACACGCCTACTGGTGTAAACCTCGGAAACCCAGGGAATGTATTACAGCATCCAAGAGACCTTACGATCATGAAGTCATGCGGACAGATCATTGGTTTCGCTGTAAATGGACATGTAAATGACCGGTCATTGGTAAAACTTGACTTTAACAATAACCTTTCAAGTATACCCACTGCCAATTCCCTGGGCAACATCGGCAATCTTGGTTTCCCACATTCTATTTCCAAATTATTTCGTGTAAACGAGGATCTTTATAGTTTCATCACCAATGTAGATAACAATACGGTTACCAGGCTGCGCTTTACCGGCTGTAATAATGCCAGCATTCCCAGCTCAATGGCTCAAACCCCTCCTCCTATCACCTATAATACACCTGGCACCTATAATATAAACCTCACTGTAGATGATGGCCTACCTACCCAATCAGCTTTTTGCAGACAGGTGGTGGTATTGCCCCCTCCCGTGGCATCGCCCACACAACGCATTAATCTTTGCACAGGCACCAATAATATCAGGATTGGCACAGGCACAGGGCAATCTACTTACTTATGGAATACAGGCGCTACTACCGATTCTATCACTGTGAATGCCCCCGGAACCTATTGGGTAGAGATCAACCGGTTTGGCTGTTCGGTTACTGACACTGTTATTGTAAAAGCCATTAATTGCATGGCTACAGCCGCCTTCACAGCTCCGGACACAGTTTGCGTTAAGAATCCTGTTGTCATTACCAACACCTCAGCAGGTGCCAGTTCTTACTTCTGGAACTTTTGTGTGGCAGACATAAGCCAGCCACCGATAGGCACCGATATGGGTAATGTTAGCAATACGTTGTCCCAGCCTGTATTCATGGACTATGTTTTCGTCAACAATAACTATTATGGCTTCGTGGTGAATCACCTTCCGGGAGGATTGGTGCGGCTGGATTTTGGGAATAGTTTGCTAAATGCGCCCACCGCAGTCAACCTGGGCGGCTTTGGCGGACTTATGCCTGCAACAGGCGGAGCAGAAGGCATCCGCGTAGTACAGAATAACGGGAAGTGGTATGCTATCATCGTAGGAGGCTCCAGTGCCAACTCAACCCTACCCCGGATATTTAAGGTTGACTTCGGCTCCAATATTACCAATCCGGCACCTGTAGCCACCGATTGGGGTAACCTTGGAAACATGGAGCAACCCATTGACCTTGATCTGTTCCAGGAAAACAATAACTGGTATGGTTTCACGGTCAATGCCATCAATAATACCATCACCAGGTTCAACTTTACTAATAGCTTCGACAATACACCTACGGCTGTCAACCTGGGCAATATCGGCGGGCTTAATTACCCCACAGGCGTCTATACCATCAACGACAATGGCAGTTACAGGGTATTTGTGTCCAATGCAGGCAATGGAGCTTCCCTAACAAGACTGGATTTTGGATCATCTTTGTTAAATACACCCACTGGTGTTAATCTGGGTAACCCCGGCAACGCAATGGTAACTCCCAGGGATCTTACCGTTATGCGGTCATGTGGACAAATTGTAGCTTTTGTGGCAAATGGCCAACCGGGCTACGGCAACATTTCCAGTTTCAATTTCAATAATGACCTCTTGTCTACACCTACCGCGGCTTCATTAGGCAATATTGGCAATCTCAATTTTGCCCACTCTATTTCCAGGCTTTTCAGGGTCAATGAAGATATTTATGGGTTTGTAACCAACGTAAGCAATAATACGATTACCCGCCTGCGCTTCCCAGGCTGCACCAATGCCAGTATTCCCAATTCAACAGCCCAGGATCCACCACCCATTATCTATAATACTCCAGGCATTTATAATATTAACCTCACCGTAGATGATGGGCTGCCTACCCAAGCTACCTTCTGCAAGCAGGTGGTAGTATTGCCTGCTCCGGTTCAGTCACCTACCCAAACTCTCTCCATATGTACCGGCGGAAATATCAAAATAGGAAGCAGCGCCAAAAAAGTAAAATACCTGTGGAATACTGGCGCCACCACCGACTCGATAGCCATTACCCAACCAGGCACCTATTGGGTAGAGATCAATAGTTTTGATTGTAAAATAACAGACACCTTCAAAGTAGTGTTGAAGCAGGTATCGGACTTTACTTTCAGGCAGGATGTATGCAATCCCTCCGTTGTTCAATTTACCAATGCAGGTACCGGCACGCTCAATCCCTGGTGGGATATGGGCGATGGAGTAATTATTACAGGCAATGTGAATCCCAACCATACCTATCCTGCTTTGGGTGATTACAAAGTACGGTTCAGTGTATCAGATGGTGCCTGTACCGACACCGTGACCAAGGTCATTTCCATCAATGTGATCAAGGAGGATATTATTCTTACGACCGATACCGTGATTTGCTACGGAACCACCAAACAACTAAGAGCTAAACCAGCCTTGAGCTATTGCTGGTTTCCTACTACTTACCTGGATAACCCGGCTGCGCAAAATCCTGTTACCAACACGCCACAGGATATTACGTATTATTTGAACAGCTCCATCACCGGAAATAACCTGATCACAAACGGCGATTTTTCTGCCGGCAATACAGGATTTGCGTCAGCATATACCTACAGCCCTGGCAACAGCACTGTGGTGGGCGTTTACGGTATCAGCAACAATCCATCTTCCTGGAACTCCTGGGCAGCTGCATGTACTGACCATACCGGTTCCAATGGCAATATGATGGTATTTGATGGCGCTAATGTTCCCGGACAAAAAGTGTGGTATTCAACCATCGCCATTACTCCCAATACCAATTATGCCTTTTCCTGCTGGATACAATCCATTTTCGCCACCAATCCGGCAAACTTGCAATTCTTTATCAATGGTAAATTATTGGGGAACGTTTTTGCAGCCAGCAGCACTACCTGCCAGTGGCAGCAGTTTTATGAAACCTGGAATTCCGGCAATAGTACCACTGCTGAGATTGCTATTATCAATCAAAATATTAATTCCTCAGGCAATGACTTTGCCTTAGACGATATTTCCTTTGCACCTGTATTTATTAAGCAGGACAGCGTAGTGATCAAAGTAGAAAAACCAGTGGTTAAAACAGTGGGCGATACCACCATCTGCAAAGAGAAAACGCTTACCCTGCTTACTACTGGCGCTTCCACTTATAGCTGGTCTCCCGCCACCGGCTTATCCAATCCTGCCATTGCCAGTCCCGTATCTACCCCGGCTGCCAGCACACAATATATTGTTACAGGCATCACCATCCATGGCTGCGTGGCTAAAGACACCGTAGTGGTTAGTTCCTTTCCCAAGCCTGCCATCACCAAAACTCCTGATACCCTTGTTTGCCGCAACACCAGCTTCCCGTTGCTGGTTGCCGGCGGAGCCTCTTACATATGGTCACCGGCTGGTCAATTGAGCAATGCCAACAGCGATCACCCTGTATCAATAGTTGGAACAGAAAACATTACCTACAAAGTGGAAATTACCGATAGCCATTCCTGTAGCCACCTTGATTCTGTTCAAATAACCGTGCGCCCCTATCCGCTTTTTACAGCCACCGGCAACAAGGCCATCTGTTATGGTAATAGCCAGGAACTGAAAGCCACAGGAGGGGATGTTTACCAGTGGTTGCCGGCTAGTTTCCTCAACGATCCTCACTCACCTACCCCGGTAGCAACTCCGGACGCAACTACCCTATTCAGTGTTTATATCCAGGAGAGTACCTGCCACTTTGATACGACCATTAACATGCGGATCACCGTTAATCCCAACCCGGTGCTTACCGTAAACAAGGCCAATGATGTGAATTGCAACGTGCCTACCGCACAATTGAACGCTACAGGCGCTTTGCAATATGCCTGGAGCCCCGCATCCGGTCTCGATGATCCGCGTAAAGCCAATCCGGTAGCCGCTATCGACACCACCACAAATTACGAGGTGAAGGGTACTAACCAGTTTGGTTGTACTACCAGTGCCTTTGTACAGGTAATGGTCACCAAAGACGGCATACCAAGGTTTGTAGCACCCAATGCATTTACGCCTAATGGTGATGGGAACAATGATTGTTTTGGCATTAAACGGTGGGGCAATGCAAAAGTGGAGGAATTTATTATTTATAACCGGTGGGGACAACGCGTATTTCAATCTACCAACAACATACAATGCTGGGATGGCACATTGAAGGGAAAGCCATTGGATGCAGGAGGATACGTGTATGTTATCAAAGCAACCACCTTGTGCGGACAGGTAAGCCAAAAAGGCATGGTGATGCTGATAAGGTAA
- a CDS encoding sensor histidine kinase, producing the protein MRGSILFTVFLLFICSLTVSAQEYSYARYDVKDGLAGSVVYHGVEDKDGFLWFSTETGVSRFDGTHFRNFSMADGLPDNEIIKFFVDSRNRVWMMPFKNAICYYWNGKIYNQENDSLLKRLSFAGNIGEIVEDREGNLMLVEAKSIIFVNKHQQIKVIKEYNGYSILTATAALSADGNFKVCVQFFGDKTWILSFDPQGTVITKELFPYLPISNNKLFSSLHVYRKADSVVFEAKAAALSGSVAFPSAFINFSLLNDTLCSMNTGNGAFFYDLKKRKLTLHVLKGKTINWAFQDREGNHWFLTGGEGIYRVGSFEFMNYSFSENNKDYLGIFSINKFDSLLYAGSEKSFLFDINLNTRQVRSHSMSSLGINTRIMSMAEWKPGFILLGTNVGVYTMNGKGWGNTDGISIKSMQILGDSVLVSMQSGVILLLNEHSYKNFRTDMRSTCSYRQNGVYYNGTLNGLYIVDSKKNNTWLGEREVLFRSRIADMEGSSDSILWIATQSHGLIGYKDGKIVWSIRQKDGLTSDICRNVFIAANEVWVGTDKGLNRIAWRKEHYNITTFTNADGLISNIINAIHVDGSRVYVGTPAGLTTFDANKISLNSFCKLRMMGVQAMNRQLPQDTLGFTLPPRGNAIRFDYVGISYRSAGDITYRYRLVGLNDDWQTTRETFLSYPSLPSGDYELQVIATNKFGVESDMMHIPFRVEKLLWEKNWFRALILILAGAFIWLFVHTRLRKLRRQNDEKIQISNRMTELEQMALKAQMNPHFIFNSLNSVQQYVIDKDLLGANKFITEFSRLIRLTLDISSKTKISIYEEVSYLTTYLELEKTKFEDKFSYSITVSPDIDTSDWFIPPMILQPYVENSIRHGVRYRKDKEGHIRVSFSLDEHYLICQVEDNGVGRNKAGQYKSEMPIEYQSKGMSLTAKRIEMLNKNNAVPVLIEIEDLAIDNMPAGTRVILRFPLESAGRSS; encoded by the coding sequence ATGAGGGGTAGCATATTGTTCACTGTTTTTTTGTTGTTTATTTGTTCGCTCACTGTCTCTGCACAGGAATACAGCTATGCCCGGTATGATGTAAAAGACGGCCTGGCAGGCTCTGTGGTGTACCATGGGGTGGAAGACAAGGATGGATTTTTGTGGTTTTCTACCGAAACGGGTGTAAGCCGCTTCGATGGCACGCATTTCAGGAACTTTAGTATGGCAGATGGTTTGCCGGACAATGAAATCATAAAGTTTTTTGTTGATTCCAGGAACAGGGTATGGATGATGCCTTTTAAAAATGCTATTTGTTACTATTGGAATGGAAAGATATATAACCAGGAAAATGATTCTCTGCTAAAAAGGTTGTCCTTTGCCGGAAATATAGGGGAAATAGTTGAGGACAGGGAGGGAAATCTAATGCTGGTAGAAGCGAAGTCCATCATTTTTGTCAATAAACATCAGCAGATCAAAGTCATAAAGGAATATAATGGATATTCAATTTTAACAGCGACGGCTGCATTAAGCGCTGATGGGAATTTTAAAGTTTGTGTGCAATTTTTCGGAGACAAGACTTGGATTCTTTCCTTTGATCCGCAAGGTACTGTCATAACAAAGGAACTGTTTCCTTACCTGCCTATCAGCAACAACAAGCTATTCTCTTCTTTACACGTATACCGGAAAGCGGATAGTGTTGTTTTTGAAGCAAAGGCTGCTGCATTATCAGGTTCTGTAGCTTTCCCCTCAGCTTTTATTAACTTCTCTTTGTTGAATGATACCCTGTGTTCAATGAATACGGGTAATGGCGCATTCTTTTATGATCTAAAGAAAAGGAAATTGACCCTGCATGTTTTAAAGGGGAAAACCATTAATTGGGCTTTTCAGGACAGGGAGGGAAACCATTGGTTCCTGACGGGCGGTGAAGGTATTTACCGGGTTGGTTCCTTTGAGTTCATGAATTACTCTTTTTCAGAAAATAATAAAGATTATCTCGGCATTTTCAGTATCAATAAATTTGATTCCCTGTTATATGCTGGTTCCGAAAAATCATTCCTGTTCGATATTAATCTCAATACAAGGCAGGTGCGGTCTCATAGTATGAGTAGTCTTGGCATCAATACCAGGATAATGTCAATGGCCGAATGGAAGCCAGGCTTTATTTTGCTGGGTACCAATGTTGGGGTCTATACCATGAACGGAAAGGGATGGGGGAATACTGATGGGATATCTATTAAGTCCATGCAGATCCTCGGCGATAGTGTGTTGGTAAGTATGCAAAGCGGCGTGATCCTTTTATTGAATGAGCATTCCTATAAAAATTTCCGAACAGATATGAGATCAACCTGTTCCTATAGGCAAAACGGCGTTTACTACAATGGTACTTTAAATGGACTATATATCGTTGATAGTAAAAAAAACAACACCTGGCTGGGGGAGAGGGAGGTACTATTCCGTAGCCGGATAGCTGATATGGAGGGTTCATCCGATAGTATTTTATGGATAGCTACCCAAAGTCATGGATTGATCGGATACAAGGATGGAAAAATAGTTTGGTCTATTCGCCAGAAAGATGGATTGACCAGTGATATTTGTCGCAATGTGTTTATTGCCGCCAATGAAGTATGGGTAGGTACTGATAAAGGGCTCAACAGGATAGCATGGCGAAAGGAGCATTACAACATTACAACCTTTACCAATGCTGATGGTCTAATATCCAATATTATTAATGCTATCCATGTGGACGGAAGCAGGGTGTATGTAGGTACCCCCGCCGGGCTTACTACCTTCGATGCCAATAAAATATCGCTCAACTCATTTTGTAAATTACGGATGATGGGTGTCCAGGCGATGAATAGACAATTACCCCAGGACACTTTAGGATTTACATTGCCTCCGAGGGGCAATGCCATCCGGTTTGATTATGTGGGTATTTCTTACCGTTCGGCGGGTGACATTACCTACCGGTATCGCCTCGTGGGACTCAATGATGACTGGCAAACTACCCGGGAAACCTTTCTTAGTTATCCTTCCCTGCCTTCAGGTGATTATGAATTGCAGGTAATAGCCACCAATAAGTTTGGGGTGGAAAGTGATATGATGCATATTCCTTTCCGCGTGGAAAAGTTATTGTGGGAGAAAAACTGGTTCAGGGCGCTGATATTGATCCTGGCGGGCGCCTTCATATGGCTTTTCGTACATACCCGTCTCAGAAAGCTACGCAGGCAAAACGATGAAAAGATACAGATCAGCAACCGGATGACGGAACTGGAACAGATGGCACTGAAGGCGCAGATGAATCCCCATTTTATCTTTAACAGCCTCAACTCCGTGCAGCAGTACGTAATAGACAAGGACCTGCTGGGCGCCAATAAATTTATTACGGAATTTTCCCGGCTTATTCGCCTTACATTGGATATATCTTCCAAGACCAAGATCAGTATCTATGAAGAGGTCAGCTACCTGACCACCTACCTGGAGTTGGAAAAAACGAAATTTGAGGACAAGTTCTCCTATAGCATAACTGTATCGCCCGATATAGATACTTCCGACTGGTTTATTCCACCTATGATCCTGCAACCTTATGTAGAGAACAGCATCCGGCATGGAGTGCGTTATCGCAAGGATAAAGAGGGGCATATCAGGGTCTCCTTCAGCCTCGATGAGCATTACCTTATATGCCAGGTGGAAGACAATGGGGTGGGGCGCAATAAAGCCGGTCAGTATAAAAGTGAGATGCCGATCGAGTACCAGTCGAAGGGGATGTCACTCACGGCAAAACGCATTGAGATGCTCAATAAAAACAATGCAGTTCCTGTACTGATCGAAATTGAAGACCTTGCAATAGATAATATGCCTGCCGGTACGCGGGTGATCCTCCGGTTTCCCCTGGAAAGCGCTGGCAGAAGTAGCTAA
- a CDS encoding LytR/AlgR family response regulator transcription factor: protein MIRALLIDDEPKNNRILKLMLEEFCPQVKIEGQADNAEDGVTLIRDTGPDLVFLDIEMPYGSGFDLLDKLKPVSFEIIFITAFNNYSLKAIKYSALDYLLKPVNIDELIAAVTKASDKLATRNINARIENLLYNLKRPQQGLQKIALPSKEGYVFVSLTDIIRCEAKSGYTTFFIKDMEKIISSKNIKEYEPLLTDDTFFRIHNSHIVNLNYVKKYHRGRGGFLEMEDGAMIEVATRRKDELMARFGLS from the coding sequence ATGATACGTGCTTTGTTGATCGACGATGAACCCAAAAATAACCGTATCCTCAAATTGATGCTGGAAGAATTCTGTCCCCAGGTAAAAATAGAAGGGCAGGCAGACAATGCAGAAGATGGTGTAACACTTATCCGGGATACAGGGCCCGACCTGGTGTTTCTGGACATTGAGATGCCCTATGGCAGCGGGTTTGATCTGCTGGATAAACTAAAGCCTGTTAGTTTTGAGATCATCTTTATTACTGCTTTTAATAATTATTCCCTCAAAGCCATCAAATACAGTGCCCTGGATTACCTGTTGAAGCCCGTGAATATCGACGAACTGATAGCCGCTGTAACCAAGGCATCGGACAAGCTGGCTACCCGTAACATCAATGCCCGTATCGAAAACCTGCTATACAACCTTAAAAGGCCTCAGCAGGGCCTTCAGAAAATAGCGCTGCCCTCCAAAGAGGGGTATGTATTTGTGTCGCTTACCGACATTATCCGGTGCGAGGCGAAAAGCGGTTACACCACCTTTTTTATTAAAGACATGGAAAAGATCATATCCTCCAAAAACATCAAGGAGTATGAACCGCTGCTCACGGATGATACCTTTTTCAGGATCCACAATTCCCATATCGTGAACCTCAATTACGTAAAAAAATACCACCGGGGCAGGGGAGGGTTTCTTGAAATGGAAGATGGGGCCATGATCGAAGTAGCTACCCGCCGCAAAGATGAATTAATGGCCCGCTTTGGCCTGTCATAA